In Amycolatopsis jiangsuensis, the following proteins share a genomic window:
- a CDS encoding isochorismatase family protein, giving the protein MTADEPGLHGIDTDRTYARAGFGGAVPRGERPALVVVDLTRGFTEPDFPLGADLSDEVAAADDLVRAAHAAGAPVVFTAISYSESEVDGGAVAWLRKAPGMRGLREGGEEVTLDPRLDRWATDHFLVKKGASAFHGTGLAALLTSLHVDTVVVCGATTSGCVRATAVDSVQSGFDTLVVREACGDRARGPHDAALFDLQAKYADVVPLAEGRSALSPERPPPMAFTSKERLLTPSALADLADLDATSTWARSGNARVHVLDYGPAGARPLLVVPGITSPAISMDFVARELKDLVRPLVLDVRGRGLSDDGPYDLASHAADVDAVIEQLDLRDPLLLGHSMGARIAAQVAVSGHSALGGLILVDPPMSGPGRPYPTTLATFLAQLDQARRGTDADEVAAAWPRWPRREQELRARWLASCSPAAIAGTHAGFESEEFLPLWTQLTVPTILLYGAESPVVTSSDVDELKKANPEHQLIGVEGAGHMVFWDEPPGALRTLRAVLQPQ; this is encoded by the coding sequence GTGACCGCGGATGAACCAGGACTGCACGGGATCGACACCGACCGGACCTACGCCAGGGCGGGCTTCGGCGGGGCCGTGCCCCGGGGAGAGCGTCCGGCGCTCGTCGTGGTCGATCTGACCCGGGGCTTCACCGAACCGGATTTCCCGCTCGGCGCGGATCTTTCCGACGAGGTCGCCGCCGCGGACGACCTCGTCCGGGCCGCGCATGCCGCCGGGGCACCGGTCGTCTTCACCGCGATCAGCTATTCCGAGTCCGAAGTGGACGGCGGGGCGGTCGCGTGGCTGCGCAAGGCGCCCGGGATGCGTGGCCTCCGCGAGGGTGGCGAGGAGGTCACCCTGGATCCCCGGCTCGACCGGTGGGCCACCGACCACTTCCTGGTCAAGAAGGGCGCCTCCGCTTTCCACGGCACGGGATTGGCCGCGTTGCTCACTTCCCTGCACGTCGACACCGTCGTGGTCTGCGGTGCCACGACTTCCGGATGCGTCCGCGCGACCGCCGTCGACAGCGTGCAGTCCGGTTTCGACACGCTCGTCGTCCGCGAAGCCTGTGGTGATCGCGCGCGAGGTCCGCACGACGCCGCACTGTTCGATCTGCAGGCCAAGTACGCCGACGTCGTCCCGCTCGCCGAAGGCCGGTCCGCGCTCTCCCCCGAAAGGCCTCCCCCGATGGCATTCACCAGCAAGGAGCGACTGCTCACCCCGTCCGCGCTGGCGGACCTGGCCGATCTCGACGCCACCAGCACCTGGGCACGGTCGGGGAACGCACGGGTGCACGTGCTCGACTACGGTCCCGCCGGGGCACGGCCGCTGCTCGTCGTTCCCGGCATCACCAGCCCGGCGATCAGCATGGACTTCGTCGCCCGGGAGCTGAAAGACCTGGTGCGGCCACTGGTGCTGGACGTCCGGGGCCGCGGACTGTCCGACGACGGCCCTTACGACCTCGCTTCCCACGCCGCGGACGTCGACGCGGTGATCGAGCAGCTGGATCTGCGGGATCCCCTGCTGCTCGGGCATTCCATGGGCGCCCGGATCGCCGCGCAGGTCGCAGTGTCCGGCCACAGCGCACTCGGCGGGCTGATCCTGGTGGATCCGCCGATGAGCGGCCCCGGCCGGCCGTACCCGACCACGCTGGCGACCTTCCTGGCACAGCTGGACCAGGCTCGTCGCGGAACCGACGCGGACGAGGTGGCCGCGGCCTGGCCGCGCTGGCCTCGGCGGGAACAGGAACTACGCGCCCGCTGGCTGGCTTCCTGCTCCCCTGCCGCGATCGCCGGCACCCACGCCGGGTTCGAGTCCGAGGAGTTCCTTCCACTGTGGACACAGCTCACGGTGCCCACGATCCTGCTCTACGGCGCGGAAAGCCCGGTCGTCACGTCCTCGGACGTGGACGAGCTGAAGAAGGCGAATCCGGAGCACCAGCTGATCGGCGTCGAGGGCGCCGGGCACATGGTCTTCTGGGACGAACCCCCGGGGGCCCTGCGCACTCTTCGCGCCGTTCTCCAGCCCCAGTAA
- a CDS encoding alpha/beta fold hydrolase, translating to MIRRSAVVAAAGALALGCAVPAAAADGPCTSGADCAHTFDLAGGGEIPYLASYPLTGASTVTEAVVVIHGAGRNADGYFERMVEATGDAGAGDRTEIVAPHFQTSDDDPGDDEVTWTNGGDTSWKDGGDSVSSPRVSSFTVVDEILAKLADRKAFPKLARITLAGHSAGGQFTQRYAAGGKAPARLTGVSFHFVPANPSSYLYFTPDRPVAGGLPDSCPGYDDYKYGLKQLNPYLSGYPAGALARQYTAREVTYLLGGDDVHQDHGIDQSCEAEAQGHHRLERGENYFSALHKACPDAPHEQVLVPGVGHDSGAMFDSEPGRNALFG from the coding sequence GCGGCCGCGGGTGCACTCGCGCTGGGCTGCGCGGTGCCGGCAGCCGCCGCGGACGGGCCGTGCACTTCCGGGGCGGACTGCGCGCATACGTTCGACCTGGCGGGCGGTGGCGAAATTCCTTACCTTGCCAGCTATCCGCTGACCGGCGCGAGCACGGTCACCGAAGCGGTGGTGGTGATCCACGGAGCCGGCCGCAACGCCGACGGGTACTTCGAGCGCATGGTCGAGGCCACCGGGGACGCCGGTGCCGGGGACCGCACCGAGATCGTGGCCCCGCACTTCCAGACGTCGGACGACGATCCCGGCGACGACGAGGTGACCTGGACCAACGGCGGCGACACCTCGTGGAAGGACGGTGGCGATTCGGTCTCCTCGCCGCGGGTCAGCTCGTTCACCGTGGTCGACGAGATCCTGGCGAAACTGGCCGACAGGAAGGCTTTCCCGAAGCTGGCCAGGATCACCCTGGCCGGGCATTCGGCGGGCGGGCAGTTCACCCAGCGGTACGCGGCCGGTGGCAAGGCGCCGGCGCGGCTGACCGGGGTGTCGTTCCACTTCGTCCCGGCGAACCCGTCGTCCTATCTGTACTTCACGCCCGATCGGCCGGTCGCCGGCGGTCTGCCCGATTCGTGCCCGGGGTACGACGACTACAAGTACGGCCTGAAGCAGCTCAACCCTTACCTGAGCGGCTATCCCGCCGGAGCGCTGGCGCGGCAGTACACCGCGCGCGAGGTGACCTACCTGCTCGGCGGTGACGACGTGCACCAGGACCACGGCATCGACCAGTCCTGCGAAGCCGAAGCCCAAGGGCACCACCGACTCGAACGCGGCGAGAATTACTTTTCCGCACTGCACAAGGCCTGTCCGGATGCGCCGCACGAGCAGGTCCTCGTCCCTGGCGTCGGGCACGACAGCGGCGCGATGTTCGACTCCGAACCGGGCCGGAACGCGCTGTTCGGCTGA
- a CDS encoding maleate cis-trans isomerase family protein — MTSDHHIGMIVPSSNLTMETELPRMLRAREEIFTDDRFVFHAARARMQHVTPEQLRAMNAQSERAAAELADARPDVVATACLVAIMAQGPGYHCTAEDSITAALRAEGSEAPVVSSAGALLAGIAALGAKRVAIITPYLKPLTQAVVEYLQDAGIEVVDALSLEVPDNLAVARLDPTDLREHYRKLDLSEADALVLSACVQMPSLPSIQPVEDAVGMPVLSAATATAFRILSELGLRPEVPGAGHLLSGAVADPAVTTAA; from the coding sequence ATGACCTCCGACCACCACATCGGGATGATCGTGCCCAGCTCGAACCTCACCATGGAGACCGAGCTGCCCCGGATGCTGCGGGCCCGCGAGGAAATTTTCACCGACGACCGGTTCGTGTTCCACGCCGCGCGAGCCCGGATGCAGCACGTGACGCCCGAACAGCTGCGGGCGATGAACGCGCAGTCCGAACGCGCGGCGGCCGAGCTCGCCGACGCGCGGCCTGACGTCGTGGCCACGGCGTGTTTGGTCGCGATCATGGCGCAAGGGCCCGGTTATCACTGCACCGCGGAGGACTCGATCACCGCGGCGTTGCGGGCGGAAGGCTCCGAGGCACCCGTCGTCTCGTCGGCGGGTGCCCTGCTGGCCGGGATCGCCGCGCTGGGCGCGAAGCGGGTCGCGATCATCACGCCATACCTGAAGCCGCTCACTCAGGCTGTCGTCGAGTACCTGCAGGACGCGGGGATCGAGGTCGTCGACGCGCTCTCCCTGGAAGTGCCCGACAACCTCGCGGTGGCCCGGCTCGATCCGACCGATCTGCGCGAGCACTACCGCAAACTCGACCTGAGCGAGGCGGACGCGCTGGTGCTGTCGGCCTGCGTGCAGATGCCGTCGCTGCCGTCGATCCAGCCGGTCGAGGACGCGGTCGGCATGCCGGTGCTCTCCGCGGCCACCGCCACCGCCTTCCGGATCCTGAGTGAACTCGGGCTCCGTCCGGAGGTGCCCGGCGCGGGACATCTGCTCAGCGGCGCCGTGGCGGATCCCGCCGTCACCACGGCCGCGTGA
- a CDS encoding (2Fe-2S)-binding protein, with the protein MSDKHLIVLTVNGIDHELLVEARWTLLDVLRHQVELTGTHVGCEHGVCGACTILVDEEPVRACLVYAVQAEGHAIRTVESLGTPTEPNDLQEAFSARHGLQCGFCTPGFLMLAEGFLTQRPTPSREEIREAVSANLCRCTGYQTIVDAIEDTARRRAGQTDPEPEAVR; encoded by the coding sequence ATGAGCGACAAGCACCTGATCGTCCTGACCGTCAACGGCATCGACCACGAACTGCTCGTCGAGGCCCGGTGGACCCTGCTGGACGTGCTGCGCCACCAGGTGGAGCTGACCGGTACGCACGTCGGCTGCGAACACGGGGTGTGCGGTGCCTGCACGATCCTGGTCGACGAGGAGCCGGTCCGGGCCTGCCTGGTGTACGCCGTGCAGGCCGAAGGACACGCGATCCGGACCGTCGAATCCCTCGGCACGCCCACCGAACCGAACGACCTGCAGGAGGCGTTCTCCGCGCGGCACGGCCTGCAGTGCGGGTTCTGCACCCCGGGGTTCCTGATGCTCGCCGAGGGATTCCTGACCCAGCGACCCACTCCCTCCCGCGAGGAGATCCGGGAGGCGGTGTCGGCCAACCTCTGCCGCTGCACCGGCTACCAGACCATTGTGGACGCGATCGAGGACACCGCCCGCCGCCGCGCGGGCCAGACCGATCCCGAACCGGAGGCAGTCCGATGA
- a CDS encoding FAD binding domain-containing protein, whose protein sequence is MKPAAFDYHRAHDLADAVDLLADLAERGREPKLIAGGQSLMPMMNFRLARPSDLVDLGRVRELPDLSEIEPLGTQLRLGALVTHRQVELADLGAEFAVLATAMRYVGHLPIRSRGTVAGSLVHGDATAEWCLLALLLDAVIVARGPHGTREIPAAEMFHGFYTTAVEPDEVVSEVRFTRPARHAQLTEFARRAGDFATVAAAVALDTGPVPGGRVVLGGVAPAPIRIPEAEAVLAGEPAGPEVFAECARVAADAIDPPSDAAGSADYRRALTRTLVARGLEQAWTGGDR, encoded by the coding sequence GTGAAGCCCGCCGCGTTCGACTACCACCGGGCCCACGACCTCGCCGACGCCGTGGACCTGCTCGCCGACCTCGCGGAGCGGGGCCGGGAGCCGAAACTGATCGCCGGCGGGCAAAGCCTGATGCCGATGATGAACTTCCGGCTGGCCCGGCCCAGCGACCTGGTCGATCTCGGGCGGGTGCGGGAACTTCCGGACCTGAGCGAGATCGAACCGCTCGGCACGCAGCTGCGGCTCGGCGCGCTGGTCACCCACCGGCAGGTCGAGCTGGCCGATCTCGGTGCGGAGTTCGCCGTGCTGGCCACAGCGATGCGCTACGTCGGGCACCTGCCCATCCGGTCGCGCGGGACAGTGGCGGGCAGCCTCGTGCACGGTGATGCGACCGCCGAATGGTGCCTGCTGGCCCTCCTGCTGGACGCGGTGATCGTCGCCCGGGGTCCGCACGGCACCAGGGAGATACCGGCCGCGGAGATGTTCCACGGCTTCTACACCACCGCCGTCGAGCCGGACGAGGTGGTCAGCGAGGTGCGCTTCACCCGGCCGGCCCGGCACGCGCAGCTGACCGAATTCGCCCGACGCGCCGGGGATTTCGCCACCGTGGCGGCCGCGGTGGCGCTGGACACCGGGCCGGTTCCGGGCGGCAGGGTGGTGCTCGGCGGAGTCGCGCCGGCGCCGATCCGGATTCCCGAGGCCGAGGCGGTCCTCGCCGGCGAACCCGCCGGGCCGGAGGTGTTCGCCGAGTGCGCTCGCGTGGCCGCCGATGCGATCGATCCGCCCAGCGACGCCGCGGGCAGCGCGGACTACCGCCGTGCGCTCACGAGAACGCTTGTGGCGCGCGGCCTCGAACAGGCATGGACAGGAGGTGACCGATGA
- a CDS encoding MFS transporter: protein MRTGDQVVQDLPWRWPVQGKIFLIGGLGYMFDAWDVALNGFLTPLVGTEFGLSATQKGLVATANLIGMAVGAVIWGTVADRIGRKRAFSITLLLFAFFSVFAALSPNVEVFLALRFLAGVGLGGCIPVDYAIVSEFSPRRQRGRVLSAMDGWWPVGTTLAGASATLLVPVSGSWRWMLVLMILPALLLFWARRGVPESPLYLVRKGREAEARLVINDLVARTGAPVEPYRIPPAVAEDTRGGGLFAAVDQLRRVWTFNPRVTGVAWALFVTVMLVYYAALSWMPSILRSQGFGQIAAFASTTLMNALGIVGVAIAVLLVDRIGRKRIIAVAGPLGALTLVVFSLVLGSAGAAVTAIAAFGLFSLVVIPVMYAYVSELYPTELRASGFGWASSASRAVTGFAPLLFGSVLWPVLGLPLTFTLLGLLVVAAVLFMIFGAPETRGRELDRITVEAEPSAPEVEVKP from the coding sequence ATGCGTACCGGAGACCAGGTCGTGCAGGACCTGCCCTGGCGGTGGCCGGTGCAGGGGAAGATCTTCCTCATCGGCGGCCTCGGCTACATGTTCGACGCCTGGGACGTCGCGCTCAACGGCTTCCTGACCCCGTTGGTGGGCACCGAGTTCGGTCTGTCGGCCACGCAGAAGGGGCTGGTCGCCACGGCCAACCTCATCGGCATGGCGGTGGGCGCGGTGATCTGGGGAACGGTCGCGGACCGGATCGGGCGCAAACGCGCGTTCAGCATCACCCTGCTGCTGTTCGCCTTCTTCTCGGTGTTCGCCGCGCTCTCGCCGAACGTCGAGGTGTTCCTGGCGCTGCGGTTCCTGGCCGGGGTCGGGCTCGGCGGCTGCATCCCGGTCGACTACGCGATCGTCAGCGAGTTCTCGCCACGCCGCCAGCGCGGCCGCGTACTGTCCGCAATGGACGGCTGGTGGCCGGTCGGCACGACGCTGGCCGGTGCCTCGGCCACGCTGCTGGTGCCGGTCTCCGGGAGCTGGCGCTGGATGCTGGTGCTGATGATCCTGCCCGCGCTGCTGCTGTTCTGGGCCCGCCGGGGCGTCCCGGAGTCGCCGCTGTACCTGGTGCGCAAGGGCCGGGAGGCGGAAGCCCGGCTGGTCATCAACGACCTCGTCGCCCGGACCGGCGCCCCGGTCGAGCCGTACCGGATCCCGCCCGCGGTCGCCGAGGACACCCGCGGTGGAGGCCTGTTCGCCGCGGTCGACCAGCTCCGTCGCGTGTGGACGTTCAACCCGCGCGTCACCGGGGTCGCCTGGGCACTGTTCGTCACGGTGATGCTCGTGTACTACGCCGCGCTCAGCTGGATGCCGTCGATCCTGCGGTCGCAGGGGTTCGGGCAGATCGCCGCGTTCGCGTCGACCACGCTGATGAACGCGCTCGGCATCGTCGGCGTGGCGATCGCGGTGCTGCTGGTGGACCGGATCGGCCGCAAGCGGATCATCGCCGTCGCGGGTCCGCTGGGCGCGCTCACGCTGGTGGTCTTCTCCCTGGTACTGGGTTCGGCCGGCGCGGCGGTGACGGCGATCGCGGCGTTCGGATTGTTCTCCCTCGTGGTGATCCCGGTGATGTACGCCTACGTTTCGGAGCTGTACCCGACGGAGCTGCGAGCATCCGGGTTCGGCTGGGCGTCCTCGGCGAGCCGCGCGGTGACCGGGTTCGCGCCGTTGCTGTTCGGCAGTGTGCTGTGGCCGGTCCTGGGCCTGCCACTGACGTTCACGCTGCTCGGTCTCCTCGTGGTCGCGGCGGTGCTGTTCATGATCTTCGGCGCGCCCGAAACGCGCGGACGCGAACTCGACCGGATCACGGTCGAGGCCGAGCCGTCGGCCCCGGAGGTCGAGGTCAAGCCGTGA
- a CDS encoding SRPBCC family protein, whose protein sequence is MILENTLDLPGDPDTVFALLNDVERVAGCLPGATLDGQDGDAYLGKVKVKVGPVSAAYSGKVRFTEVAEAEHRLRLSARGADSHGSGDAEADVTVTIAPGPSGSVLNLHTDLVIRGKIAQFGKGAISAVSTRILDQFARNLAGLLQNDGTAPGGAPSVPAAPPGAAIPAPAATEALDGLAMVVPPQAKRFLAIAAAGALGLFQGWLLGRIRTQDKLIEELRRDRG, encoded by the coding sequence ATGATCCTGGAGAACACCCTCGACCTGCCGGGCGATCCGGACACCGTGTTCGCCTTGCTCAACGACGTCGAGCGCGTGGCCGGCTGTCTGCCCGGCGCGACGCTGGACGGGCAGGACGGGGACGCCTATCTCGGCAAGGTGAAGGTGAAAGTCGGCCCGGTCAGTGCCGCCTATTCGGGCAAGGTCCGGTTCACCGAGGTCGCCGAAGCCGAACACCGGCTGCGGTTGTCCGCACGCGGCGCGGACAGCCACGGCAGCGGCGACGCCGAGGCCGACGTCACGGTCACCATCGCACCCGGACCCAGCGGCTCGGTGCTGAACCTGCACACCGACCTGGTGATCCGCGGAAAGATCGCACAGTTCGGCAAGGGCGCGATCAGCGCGGTGTCCACCCGGATCCTCGACCAGTTCGCGCGCAACCTCGCCGGCCTGCTGCAGAACGACGGCACCGCGCCGGGCGGCGCCCCCTCGGTTCCGGCGGCCCCGCCCGGCGCGGCGATTCCGGCACCCGCCGCCACCGAAGCGCTCGACGGGCTGGCGATGGTCGTTCCTCCGCAAGCGAAACGCTTTCTCGCCATCGCCGCGGCCGGCGCGCTCGGGCTTTTCCAAGGCTGGCTGCTCGGCCGGATCCGCACCCAGGACAAACTGATCGAGGAGCTGCGCCGTGACCGCGGATGA
- a CDS encoding xanthine dehydrogenase family protein molybdopterin-binding subunit, whose protein sequence is MSGPDFDGRRGRWIGAPVRRREDPRLVTGRGRFLDDIHLTGLLHAGFVRATVAHGRVHEVDLTAVREVEGVVAAYSAEDLGLGDIVALLDRPPEEYTPTTMPILARHKVRFAGEPIAIVIAKDPYAVEDGIEAARVTYDVLDAVVSEEAALAADAPLVHEDAPSNVLLDVTSFDTPGVDEAFQESGCVIDLVTRSARQNALPLETRGAIASWDERDEQLLVQTCSQVPHQVRTVLARSMRLPEQSVRVTVPDMGGGFGQKCVVGREEIAVAAAAKRLGRPVKWIEDRRDALTAGFLAREQRYRTRAAFTAEGKLTAIDADIVCDMGAYSCYPFTVGIEPLMAAAEMPSVYQLPAYRVRARAIASTKAPTAPYRGVSRPQYVLVMERIMDLAARRLGLDPVEIRRRNLITEFPYRGVNNVTYDPGSYLESLELAEKTLRAEGWYELRERAAAEGRHLGIGYSCFSERTGYGSEAFAKRKMTVVPGFDISEIRMDLTGSVVVTSGTMNHGQSHETTFAQLVAERLGLDLAKVKLRQGDTERIPYGWGTFASRSATIGGSAVATAATRLGEQLCVIAAHLLGTRVENVELDGDGGVVQLDDPTRRMAFEELADVAYLRSHLLPKETPPTLTATAAFDVPGDGTFSNATHAVVVEADPGTGQVKILRYACVEDCGVVINPKVVEGQARGGIAQGIAGALFEEVSYADNGEPSAASFIDYLVPTATEIPDISVDHLETPCAFTESGAKGAGEGGTIGAPAAVLNAVNDLLWHTGVQLESTPVHPEAVLTALAGAHRHEKASTPV, encoded by the coding sequence ATGAGCGGTCCGGACTTCGACGGCCGCCGCGGACGCTGGATCGGTGCGCCGGTGCGGCGCCGCGAGGATCCGCGGCTGGTCACCGGCCGGGGCCGGTTCCTCGACGACATTCACCTCACCGGGTTGCTGCACGCCGGGTTCGTTCGCGCGACGGTCGCGCACGGCCGGGTCCACGAGGTCGACCTCACCGCGGTACGCGAGGTCGAAGGTGTCGTCGCCGCGTATTCCGCGGAGGACCTCGGACTCGGTGACATCGTCGCGCTGCTCGACCGGCCGCCGGAGGAGTACACCCCGACCACGATGCCGATCCTCGCCCGGCACAAGGTCCGGTTCGCCGGTGAGCCGATCGCCATTGTGATCGCGAAGGATCCGTACGCCGTGGAGGACGGGATCGAGGCCGCACGCGTGACCTACGACGTGCTCGACGCGGTGGTCTCCGAAGAAGCGGCGCTGGCCGCGGATGCGCCGCTGGTACACGAAGACGCGCCGAGCAACGTGCTGCTCGACGTGACCTCGTTCGACACTCCCGGAGTGGACGAAGCCTTCCAGGAGAGCGGTTGCGTGATCGACCTCGTCACGCGCAGCGCCCGGCAGAACGCCCTTCCGCTGGAGACCCGCGGCGCGATCGCCTCCTGGGACGAGCGCGACGAACAACTGCTGGTCCAGACCTGCAGCCAGGTGCCGCACCAGGTGCGTACAGTGCTCGCCCGCTCGATGCGCCTTCCCGAACAGTCGGTGCGGGTCACCGTTCCGGACATGGGTGGTGGATTCGGGCAGAAGTGCGTTGTCGGGCGCGAGGAAATCGCGGTGGCCGCGGCCGCGAAACGGCTCGGCCGCCCGGTGAAGTGGATCGAGGACCGCCGCGACGCGCTGACCGCCGGCTTCCTCGCCCGCGAGCAGCGATACCGCACCCGCGCGGCGTTCACCGCCGAAGGCAAGCTGACCGCCATCGACGCGGACATCGTGTGCGACATGGGCGCGTACTCCTGCTATCCGTTCACCGTCGGCATCGAGCCGCTGATGGCGGCCGCGGAAATGCCGTCGGTGTACCAGCTTCCCGCCTATCGGGTGCGGGCACGGGCGATCGCCAGCACCAAAGCACCGACCGCGCCGTACCGCGGAGTCAGCCGTCCCCAGTACGTGCTGGTGATGGAGCGGATCATGGACCTGGCGGCCCGGCGGCTCGGGCTCGATCCGGTCGAGATCCGCCGGCGCAACCTGATCACCGAATTCCCGTACCGCGGCGTCAACAACGTCACCTACGATCCCGGCAGCTACCTGGAATCGCTGGAGCTGGCGGAGAAGACGCTGCGCGCCGAGGGATGGTACGAGCTGCGGGAGCGGGCCGCCGCTGAAGGCCGCCACCTCGGTATCGGCTACAGCTGCTTCTCCGAGCGGACCGGCTACGGGTCGGAGGCGTTCGCCAAGCGCAAGATGACCGTGGTGCCGGGCTTCGACATCTCCGAGATCCGGATGGACCTCACCGGATCCGTCGTGGTCACCAGCGGCACGATGAACCACGGGCAGTCACACGAGACGACGTTCGCCCAGCTCGTCGCCGAACGCCTCGGTCTCGACCTCGCCAAGGTCAAGCTGCGCCAGGGCGACACCGAGCGGATCCCGTACGGCTGGGGCACCTTCGCCTCGCGTTCGGCGACCATCGGCGGTTCGGCGGTGGCGACCGCGGCCACCCGGCTCGGCGAGCAGCTGTGCGTGATCGCCGCGCACCTGCTGGGCACCCGGGTCGAAAACGTCGAGCTCGACGGGGACGGTGGGGTCGTCCAGCTCGACGACCCCACCCGGCGGATGGCTTTCGAAGAGCTGGCCGACGTCGCCTACCTGCGCAGTCACCTGCTGCCCAAGGAAACCCCACCGACGCTGACCGCGACCGCCGCCTTCGACGTCCCCGGCGACGGCACCTTCTCCAACGCCACGCACGCCGTGGTGGTGGAGGCGGACCCGGGGACCGGGCAGGTGAAGATCCTGCGTTACGCCTGCGTCGAGGACTGCGGCGTGGTCATCAACCCGAAGGTGGTCGAGGGGCAGGCGCGTGGCGGGATCGCCCAGGGCATCGCCGGCGCGCTGTTCGAGGAGGTCAGCTACGCGGACAACGGCGAACCCTCGGCGGCGAGCTTCATCGACTACCTCGTGCCGACCGCCACCGAGATCCCGGACATTTCGGTGGACCACCTCGAAACCCCGTGCGCGTTCACCGAAAGCGGGGCCAAGGGGGCCGGCGAGGGCGGCACCATCGGCGCACCCGCGGCGGTGCTGAACGCGGTCAACGACCTGTTGTGGCACACCGGTGTCCAGCTGGAGAGCACTCCGGTCCATCCGGAGGCGGTGCTGACCGCGCTCGCCGGCGCGCACCGGCACGAGAAGGCGAGCACCCCGGTATGA
- a CDS encoding leucyl aminopeptidase, which yields MDQNLFNDICLQQLRLSAVHEGETVVVLTRGNDRAEYADAFLWAAQQLGAATYHMRLPSPASASGAWAVGDSGLDKLPLAVEALKAADLVVDCTFLLFSEEQFAIQAAGTRILTAIEPPELLARLMPTKELRERVEIGAELLAKAKTMRITSPHGTDVTYQLGVYPTLSEYGYTDQPGRWDHWPAAFVFTGGSDDGVDGKIVLAPGDVLLPFNTYVQTPVELTIEQGFIRDIRGGAGSSGLDADLLRSYIESFHDPRGYGMSHVGWGLDERAHWHGLTQFPGGMGMELRSFYGNVMFSIGPNNELGGPNDTACHFDIPMRGNSLYLDDELIVDAGALTVPEMRPAGSR from the coding sequence GTGGACCAGAACCTGTTCAACGACATCTGCCTGCAGCAGTTGCGGCTTTCCGCTGTGCACGAAGGGGAAACCGTCGTCGTGCTGACCCGCGGCAACGACCGCGCGGAGTACGCGGACGCGTTCCTGTGGGCTGCCCAGCAGCTCGGCGCGGCGACCTACCACATGCGGCTGCCCTCGCCGGCCAGCGCGTCCGGGGCCTGGGCGGTCGGTGATTCGGGGCTGGACAAGCTTCCGCTGGCCGTCGAGGCGCTGAAGGCCGCGGACCTGGTGGTGGACTGCACGTTCCTGCTCTTCAGCGAGGAGCAGTTCGCGATCCAGGCCGCGGGAACCCGGATCCTGACCGCGATCGAACCGCCGGAGCTGCTCGCCCGGCTGATGCCGACGAAGGAACTGCGCGAGCGCGTCGAGATCGGCGCGGAGCTGCTGGCGAAGGCGAAGACCATGCGGATCACCAGCCCGCACGGCACGGACGTCACCTACCAGCTGGGTGTCTACCCGACGCTGAGCGAGTACGGCTACACCGACCAGCCCGGCCGCTGGGACCACTGGCCCGCGGCGTTCGTGTTCACCGGCGGCTCCGACGACGGAGTGGACGGCAAGATCGTGCTCGCGCCCGGGGACGTCCTGCTGCCGTTCAACACCTACGTGCAGACGCCGGTCGAGCTGACCATCGAACAGGGCTTCATCCGCGACATCCGCGGCGGCGCCGGCTCTTCCGGGCTGGACGCGGACCTGCTGCGCAGCTACATCGAGTCGTTCCACGATCCGCGCGGCTACGGCATGTCGCACGTCGGCTGGGGTCTCGACGAGCGCGCGCACTGGCACGGCCTGACCCAGTTCCCCGGCGGCATGGGCATGGAACTGCGCAGCTTCTACGGCAACGTGATGTTCTCCATCGGCCCGAACAACGAGCTGGGCGGGCCGAACGACACCGCCTGCCACTTCGACATCCCGATGCGGGGCAACAGCCTGTACCTCGACGACGAGCTGATCGTGGACGCCGGCGCACTCACCGTGCCGGAAATGCGGCCGGCGGGCAGCCGATGA